A single window of Liolophura sinensis isolate JHLJ2023 chromosome 6, CUHK_Ljap_v2, whole genome shotgun sequence DNA harbors:
- the LOC135468371 gene encoding actin maturation protease-like isoform X2, whose translation MQSKLASDLKPSETPSAVSLSCEPLFVPSLAALSLLDKVQPLPPPPPPPSPPPLAVQPPPPPPAPLAVQPPPPPPQAVQPPPPPIPLARPSSANNTEVSICSAIHDRVLHKDVAEKAYSQVHQNSLLGGENAQSDMCRYRFLSVYNPCTPMIQNGPRCGLVALVMAAELLGHKLSPDQVYQEAKTRGFTQQGEMFSGLFMKVRLDTVEHLMKSEGIQMVESDRFECLYLIGPVTGTAAELLQGTTSGCNPEELWVYGHQGKSQHTALWLLSDLIHSNGNLVEADPDKLTGPQKWVLPEGGLGEGLKDKGIVLQMR comes from the exons ATGCAGTCAAAGCTTGCATCTGACTTGAAGCCGTCTGAGACACCAAGTGCTGTGTCACTATCTTGTGAACCACTGTTTGTTCCATCATTGGCTGCTCTGTCACTACTTGATAAGGTACAGCCTTTACCACCCCCGCCACCCCCACCATCGCCACCACCGCTAGCGGTTCAACCACCACCGCCACCGCCTGCACCACTAGCGGTTCAACCACCGCCACCGCCACCGCAGGCAGTTCAACCGCCTCCACCACCCATACCTTTGGCCCGCCCCAGTTCAGCAAATAATACAGAGGTTTCTATCTGCAGTGCCATTCACGACCGTGTACTCCACAAGGACGTGGCTGAAAAGGCATATTCTCAAGTACACCAGAACTCTCT GTTAGGTGGAGAGAATGCCCAGTCAGATATGTGTAGGTATAGATTCCTATCAGTGTACAATCCCTGTACTCCCATGATACAGAATGGCCCCAG GTGTGGGCTGGTGGCCCTAGTAATGGCTGCTGAACTTTTGGGACACAAGCTGTCACCTGACCAGGTATATCAAGAGGCTAAGACCAGGGGCTTCACCCAGCAGGGGGAGATGTTCTCAG GATTGTTTATGAAGGTTCGCCTGGATACTGTTGAACATTTGATGAAGTCTGAAGGTATCCAAATGGTGGAAAGTGACAGATTTGAATGTTTGTACCTGATTGGTCCTGTGACAGGGACGGCTGCAGAGTTGTTACAGGGGACAACCTCTGGGTGTAATCCAGAAGAACTGTGGGTGTACGGCCACCAGGGGAAGAGTCAACACACTGCCCTCTGGCTGCTTAGTGATCTGATTCATAGTAATGGAAATCTGGTGGAGGCGGACCCTGACAAACTGACCGGTCCCCAGAAGTGGGTGTTGCCAGAAGGAGGGCTGGGGGAGGGGCTTAAGGATAAGGGCATTGTGTTACAGATGAGGTGA
- the LOC135468371 gene encoding actin maturation protease-like isoform X3, with product MPTVCALSAIHDRVLHKDVAEKAYSQVHQNSLLGGENAQSDMCRYRFLSVYNPCTPMIQNGPRCGLVALVMAAELLGHKLSPDQVYQEAKTRGFTQQGEMFSVTNMASLCEGLSEIQTSVIDLVQDQCVLMAALLCGNPVLVPYDADKNHQPCQKLGHKAHWTVLTGLFMKVRLDTVEHLMKSEGIQMVESDRFECLYLIGPVTGTAAELLQGTTSGCNPEELWVYGHQGKSQHTALWLLSDLIHSNGNLVEADPDKLTGPQKWVLPEGGLGEGLKDKGIVLQMR from the exons ATGCCAACTGTGTGTGCTTTGAG TGCCATTCACGACCGTGTACTCCACAAGGACGTGGCTGAAAAGGCATATTCTCAAGTACACCAGAACTCTCT GTTAGGTGGAGAGAATGCCCAGTCAGATATGTGTAGGTATAGATTCCTATCAGTGTACAATCCCTGTACTCCCATGATACAGAATGGCCCCAG GTGTGGGCTGGTGGCCCTAGTAATGGCTGCTGAACTTTTGGGACACAAGCTGTCACCTGACCAGGTATATCAAGAGGCTAAGACCAGGGGCTTCACCCAGCAGGGGGAGATGTTCTCAG TGACTAACATGGCGAGTCTGTGTGAAGGCTTGTCTGAAATCCAGACCAGTGTTATTGACCTGGTACAGGACCAGTGTGTCTTGATGGCAGCATTACTCTGTGGCAACCCCGTTCTTGTGCCCTATGATGCTGACAAAAATCACCAGCCCTGTCAGAAACTCGGACACAAAGCTCACTGGACAGTACTCACGG GATTGTTTATGAAGGTTCGCCTGGATACTGTTGAACATTTGATGAAGTCTGAAGGTATCCAAATGGTGGAAAGTGACAGATTTGAATGTTTGTACCTGATTGGTCCTGTGACAGGGACGGCTGCAGAGTTGTTACAGGGGACAACCTCTGGGTGTAATCCAGAAGAACTGTGGGTGTACGGCCACCAGGGGAAGAGTCAACACACTGCCCTCTGGCTGCTTAGTGATCTGATTCATAGTAATGGAAATCTGGTGGAGGCGGACCCTGACAAACTGACCGGTCCCCAGAAGTGGGTGTTGCCAGAAGGAGGGCTGGGGGAGGGGCTTAAGGATAAGGGCATTGTGTTACAGATGAGGTGA
- the LOC135468371 gene encoding actin maturation protease-like isoform X1 yields MQSKLASDLKPSETPSAVSLSCEPLFVPSLAALSLLDKVQPLPPPPPPPSPPPLAVQPPPPPPAPLAVQPPPPPPQAVQPPPPPIPLARPSSANNTEVSICSAIHDRVLHKDVAEKAYSQVHQNSLLGGENAQSDMCRYRFLSVYNPCTPMIQNGPRCGLVALVMAAELLGHKLSPDQVYQEAKTRGFTQQGEMFSVTNMASLCEGLSEIQTSVIDLVQDQCVLMAALLCGNPVLVPYDADKNHQPCQKLGHKAHWTVLTGLFMKVRLDTVEHLMKSEGIQMVESDRFECLYLIGPVTGTAAELLQGTTSGCNPEELWVYGHQGKSQHTALWLLSDLIHSNGNLVEADPDKLTGPQKWVLPEGGLGEGLKDKGIVLQMR; encoded by the exons ATGCAGTCAAAGCTTGCATCTGACTTGAAGCCGTCTGAGACACCAAGTGCTGTGTCACTATCTTGTGAACCACTGTTTGTTCCATCATTGGCTGCTCTGTCACTACTTGATAAGGTACAGCCTTTACCACCCCCGCCACCCCCACCATCGCCACCACCGCTAGCGGTTCAACCACCACCGCCACCGCCTGCACCACTAGCGGTTCAACCACCGCCACCGCCACCGCAGGCAGTTCAACCGCCTCCACCACCCATACCTTTGGCCCGCCCCAGTTCAGCAAATAATACAGAGGTTTCTATCTGCAGTGCCATTCACGACCGTGTACTCCACAAGGACGTGGCTGAAAAGGCATATTCTCAAGTACACCAGAACTCTCT GTTAGGTGGAGAGAATGCCCAGTCAGATATGTGTAGGTATAGATTCCTATCAGTGTACAATCCCTGTACTCCCATGATACAGAATGGCCCCAG GTGTGGGCTGGTGGCCCTAGTAATGGCTGCTGAACTTTTGGGACACAAGCTGTCACCTGACCAGGTATATCAAGAGGCTAAGACCAGGGGCTTCACCCAGCAGGGGGAGATGTTCTCAG TGACTAACATGGCGAGTCTGTGTGAAGGCTTGTCTGAAATCCAGACCAGTGTTATTGACCTGGTACAGGACCAGTGTGTCTTGATGGCAGCATTACTCTGTGGCAACCCCGTTCTTGTGCCCTATGATGCTGACAAAAATCACCAGCCCTGTCAGAAACTCGGACACAAAGCTCACTGGACAGTACTCACGG GATTGTTTATGAAGGTTCGCCTGGATACTGTTGAACATTTGATGAAGTCTGAAGGTATCCAAATGGTGGAAAGTGACAGATTTGAATGTTTGTACCTGATTGGTCCTGTGACAGGGACGGCTGCAGAGTTGTTACAGGGGACAACCTCTGGGTGTAATCCAGAAGAACTGTGGGTGTACGGCCACCAGGGGAAGAGTCAACACACTGCCCTCTGGCTGCTTAGTGATCTGATTCATAGTAATGGAAATCTGGTGGAGGCGGACCCTGACAAACTGACCGGTCCCCAGAAGTGGGTGTTGCCAGAAGGAGGGCTGGGGGAGGGGCTTAAGGATAAGGGCATTGTGTTACAGATGAGGTGA